The region GCCACGGGGCGCCGACGCGGGTCCGCCACCGGATGCCGTCGATCAACCTGCGGCGGGGCCACTTCCGCGGTCGGCCCCTGCCCGTCGGGGCCGGGAGCAGCGGTTCCAGGATCCGCCACTGCCGGTCCGTCAGGTCCTTACGTGCTCCGATCGATAGGCTGCGCAACGAGGTCTCCGGGCGGGCGGTCTTCTTGGTCGTTGATCACCTACCGGAGACCTCACCCATGTCCGCGCACCGACACGCCCACCGCGGCCGCCCGCCGACTTCTTAAACAGCTCCTAGCAGCGCCGGGCGGGGAGTGGCCAGCGCCCGCCGCGAGCGCCGCCGCGGCCCCCGCGTGACCGCGCAGCGGCTGGTTCAGCCCTCGCGCAGCAGCGCGGTGTCGGAGACTGCGGCCATCGCGGTCGCCGCCGCTTCAGCATCGCCGGCCCGGATCGCGTCGGCCACCTTGCGGTGCGCCAGCAGCGATTCCTCGGGCCGACCGGGCTGTGCCAGCGACTCGATGCGGCTCTCCCGGATCAGCTCGGCGATCTCGGTCATCAGGCCGGCGAGCAGCCCGGAGTGCGCCGCCGCGGTGACAGCGGCGTGGAAGTGCTCGTCTCCCCCACCCCCCGCTCGCCCTGGGCGATCTCGCGGGCCATCAGCGCCAGGGCATCGTCGATGGCCTCGAGATCCTCGAGCGTGCACCGCCGGGCGGCGAGCGCGGCGAGCTTCACCTCGAGGGCCTCCCGTGCCTCGATGACCTCCCGCAGCCGGTTGCGGCGAGCGCGCAGCGCGGCCAGGATCTGCCGCTCCGCCGGGACGTCGAGGATCACCGGCCGTCGCCGTGCCGCACGTCGATGACGCCCTGCACCTCGAGTGCGACCAGCGCCTGGCTCACCGATGCCCGGCTGACGCCCAGCTGGGTGGCGAGCTCGCGCTCGGCCGGGAGGTCGTCGTCGTCACGGTGCCGCTGGCGGCGCTCGGGTCGCACACCAACACCCTCGCGGGGCGGACCGCGATCGCGGTCGGGACGGACCGCGGCCCCCGCGACGTCGTCGGGACGCTCCTCGACGCCCTCGCCGCGAAGGTCGACGACTGCACCCCGGGTGACGCGAGCAGCAGCAAGGAGTACCTCGCGGACGCGATCGTCTCGCTGGTCATCGCCGAGCTGGTCGACATCGTCCCGCAGGGCGCAGGCGACGACCTCGCCGACC is a window of Pseudonocardia sp. T1-2H DNA encoding:
- a CDS encoding FCD domain-containing protein; this translates as MILDVPAERQILAALRARRNRLREVIEAREALEVKLAALAARRCTLEDLEAIDDALALMAREIAQGERGVGETSTSTPLSPRRRTPGCSPA
- a CDS encoding FCD domain-containing protein yields the protein MLAGLMTEIAELIRESRIESLAQPGRPEESLLAHRKVADAIRAGDAEAAATAMAAVSDTALLREG
- a CDS encoding GntR family transcriptional regulator — protein: MDGRVDRGLPVTSGQPVAGRRSGSVPTRRGRSGSGRGPPRSQRPDRRISLAVMPNSAFRARLRCHPERPPDRLDLEPRIGQVRQAVSEHAVGEVVACALRDDVDQLGDDQRDDRVREVLLAAARVTRGAVVDLRGEGVEERPDDVAGAAVRPDRDRGPPREGVGVRPERRQRHRDDDDLPAERELATQLGVSRASVSQALVALEVQGVIDVRHGDGR